One window from the genome of Mauremys mutica isolate MM-2020 ecotype Southern chromosome 4, ASM2049712v1, whole genome shotgun sequence encodes:
- the CPSF7 gene encoding cleavage and polyadenylation specificity factor subunit 7 isoform X3 — translation MSEGVDLIDIYADEEFNQDSEFSNADQMDLYDDVLAASSQPPESRTSSSEAPTEIRQEQSPKSNSKSPAILYTYSGLRNKRAAVYVGSFSWWTTDQQLIQIIRSVGVYDVVELKFAENRANGQSKGYAEVVVASENSVHKLLELLPGKILNGDKVEVRLATRQNLSQFEAQARKRVPPRAHSRDSWDTMDGRATPTENAVPPPRVEKPPSVLSFFNRPPAAMPLMALPPPPMPPPPPLSSSFGVPPPPPGIHYQHLMPPPPRLPPHLAVPPPGAVPPALHLNPAFFPPPNAALAPPLDTYKTSAAYNHSSRDLGPLLPPVSEAEFEEIMNRNRAISSSAISKAVSGASAGDYSDAIETLLTAIAVIKQSRVANDERCRVLISSLKDCLHGIEAKSYSMGASSSSSRKRHRSRERSPSRSRESSRRHRDPLHNEDRHEDYFQERNREHERHRDRDRERDRHH, via the exons GACTCCGAATTCAGTAATGCCGACCAGATGGATCTGTACGACGACGTGCTAGCAGCAAGCTCGCAGCCACCCGAAAGCCGCACCAGCAGCTCGGAGGCACCGACCGAGATCCGCCAGGAGCAGTCCCCCAAGTCAAACAGCAAATCGCCTGCCATCCTGTACACCTACAGCGGCCTGCGCAACAAACGGGCTGCCGTGTATGTGGGCAGCTTCTCCTGG TGGACAACTGACCAGCAGCTGATCCAGATTATTCGCTCCGTGGGGGTCTACGATGTGGTGGAGCTGAAATTTGCGGAGAACCGAGCCAATGGGCAATCTAAAGG GTATGCAGAGGTGGTAGTTGCCTCCGAGAACTCAGTCCACAagctcctggagctgctgccTGGCAAGATCCTCAATGGGGATAAGGTGGAGGTGAGACTGGCCACCCGGCAGAACCTGTCACAGTTTGAGGCACAGGCTCGGAAAC GGGTGCCGCCGAGGGCTCACTCTCGGGACTCCTGGGATACGATGGATGGCCGAGCCACGCCGACGGAGAATGCCGTGCCGCCCCCTCGTGTGGAGAAGCCCCCTTCTGTGCTGTCTTTCTTTAACCGCCCCCCTGCCGCCATGCCCCtcatggccctgccccctcccccgatgcCTCCCCCGCCACCTCTCTCCTCCAGCTTTGGAGTGCCACCTCCCCCGCCAGGAATCCACTACCAGCATctaatgccccctccccctcgaCTGCCCCCCCACCTGGCTGTGCCACCTCCAGGGGCAGTCCCTCCtgccctgcacctcaaccctgcCTTCTTCCCCCCGCCAAATGCAGCACTGGCCCCCCCGCTGGACACCTATAAGACCTCTGCAGCATATAACCACAGCAG TCGAGATTTGGGCCCACTGCTTCCCCCAGTGAGCGAAGCCGAGTTTGAGGAGATCATGAACAGGAACCGAGCGATTTCCAGCAGTGCCATTTCCAAAGCAGTGTCCGGAGCCAGCGCAG GGGATTACAGTGATGCCATAGAGACCCTGCTTACGGCCATCGCCGTTATCAAACAGTCTCGCGTAGCCAACGACGAGCGGTGCCGCGTCCTCATCTCCTCCCTCAAGGATTGTCTTCATGGGATTGAAGCCAAGTCCTACAGCATGggtgccagcagcagctcctccag AAAAAGACACCGGTCTCGGGAGAGGTCGCCCAGTCGGTCCCgtgagagcagcaggaggcaccggGACCCGCTCCATAATGAGGATCGGCACGAGGATTATTTCCAAGAAAGGAACCGGGAGCATGAGAGACATCGGGACAGGGACAGAGAAAGGGACCGGCACCACTGA
- the LOC123369252 gene encoding fascin-like: protein MSGSDQSPMANSTVPPSLACGLINAANRYLSAEPFRFQVVATGLVLRLRQVWMLRFVPSQGAGAAGQAEESGQRLHLLSSLQRFLAADPNGKVTCDQESPGPGALFLLRQYPDGKVSLQCELSQRYLGGAEDNVTCFAQTVSEGEKWSLHLAQHPNGHMLNPGKQRYMRCDQQTGHMRCDRDLPWGPEAVITLHFYLKEKKYGLRSGAGSLLAADGSLQAELSPQTLYSLELRGGLLALRDADGRYLTGREGTVKTFKTDKPGRDELFALEPSAAQVSLRTFAGGRFVCCRPGADIYANAMSVGNTEIFQLLLNDVTKQACFRSSSGTYLAAGPKDSVVSTSTQDKGVWFSLQYREQRVTLRMADGRHMATRPNGQLLLVPEAAGKEEEFLLLLVNRPLLILQSEAGFVGLFPGTQRLDGNRPAYDASTLTLGEDGFCHFRVANKYWSLEQDGLVMASGDHPSNFTLQFVSSSCLVLKAPNSKYLVAEAGGRLWAGASNAASATPFRY, encoded by the exons ATGAGTGGGAGTGATCAGAGCCCCATGGCTAACTCCACTGTACCTCCCTCTCTGGCCTGTGGCCTTATCAATGCTGCCAACCGGTACCTGAGCGCTGAGCCTTTCCGCTTCCAGGTGGTGGCCACGGGCTTGGTGCTGCGGCTCCGCCAGGTCTGGATGCTGCGCTTCGTGCCTTCACAGGGAGCTGGGGCGGCCGGGCAGGCTGAGGAGAGTGGGCAGAGGCTTCAtctgctcagctccctgcagcgctTCCTGGCAGCTGATCCCAACGGCAAAGTCACCTGTGACCAGGAGAGCCCGGGCCCGGGTGCCCTCTTCCTGCTGCGGCAGTACCCAGATGGCAAG GTGTCCCTGCAGTgcgagctctcccagcgctaccTGGGCGGGGCCGAGGACAACGTCACCTGCTTTGCTCAGACCGTGAGCGAGGGCGAGAAGTGGAGCCTGCACCTGGCCCAGCACCCCAACGGGCACATGCTGAACCCTGGCAAGCAGCGCTACATGCGCTGCGACCAGCAGACTGGGCACATGCGCTGCGACCGCGATCTGCCCTGGGGGCCCGAGGCCGTCATCACCCTCCACTTCTACCTCAAAG AGAAGAAGTACGGGCTGCGGAGCGGAGCtgggagcctcctggctgccgaCGGCTCACTACAGGCCGAGCTGTCCCCTCAGACGCTCTACTCCCTGGAGCTCCGGGGAGGGCTGCTGGCCCTGCGCGACGCGGACGGCAGGTACCTGACTGGGCGCGAGGGCACCGTCAAGACCTTCAAGACGGACAAGCCGGGGCGTGACGAGCTCTTTGCTCTGGAGCCCAGCGCTGCACAGGTCTCGCTGCGCACCTTCGCCGGGGGCCGCTTTGTCTGCTGCAGGccag GGGCTGACATCTATGCCAACGCCATGTCCGTCGGCAACACAGAGATTTTCCAGCTGCTGCTGAACGATGTCACCAAGCAGGCCTGCTTTCGCAGCTCCTCCGGCACCTACCTCGCCGCA GGCCCCAAGGACTCTGTGGTGAGCACCAGCACCCAGGACAAGGGGGTCTGGTTCTCACTCCAGTACCGGGAGCAGAGGGTGACCCTGCGAATGGCTGACGGCAGACACATGGCCACCAGGCCCAAtgggcagctgctgctggtgcccgAGGCGGCAG GCAAGGAGGAGgagttcctgctgctgctggtgaacCGGCCCCTGCTGATTCTGCAGAGCGAGGCTGGCTTCGTGGGGCTGTTCCCCGGGACGCAGCGCCTGGATGGAAATCGACCAGCCTACGATGCCAGCACCCTGACGCTCGGCGAGGATGGCTTCTGCCACTTCAGAGTCG CCAACAAGTACTGGAGCCTGGAGCAGGACGGGCTGGTCATGGCGAGTGGAGACCACCCCAGCAACTTCACTCTCCAGTTCGTCTCCTCCAGCTGCCTTGTGCTGAAGGCTCCCAACAGCAAGTACCTGGTGGCGGAGGCGGGGGGCCGCCTGTGGGCAGGCGCCTCAAACGCAGCCTCTGCCACGCCCTTCCGCTACTGA